A window of Panicum virgatum strain AP13 chromosome 8K, P.virgatum_v5, whole genome shotgun sequence contains these coding sequences:
- the LOC120645625 gene encoding uncharacterized mitochondrial protein AtMg00810-like, translated as MATFGRRSTASNQLGSPIARPDAVCLLSRSLYDLRQALRAWFNRFVDNVLTLGFVQSRADPSLFVLRKGNATAYLLLYVDDIILSASSTALLQEIVPSLKTEFTIKDMGPLCFFLSIDVQRHHDGFYLSQAAYARDVLEHAGMANCKPASTPTEAKSKVASSEGKLFSDPSCHATMLKRVLRYVKGTVDFGLHLLAAATPKLIAYTDADWAGCPDTRRSTSGFCVYLGDAFVSWSSKRQNTVSRSSAEAEYRGIANAVAECTWLHQLLGELHHGVQQATIVYCDNVSSVYMSKNPVHHRRTKHIELDIHFVREKVAIGELRVLHVPSDKQFADIFTKGLPSALHDDFRSSLCVGTDS; from the exons ATGGCAACATTCGGGAGGAGGTCTACTGCCAGCAACCAACTGGGTTCACCGATTGCGCGCCCCGACGCTGTGTGCTTGCTGTCCCGATCGCTCTATGACCTTCGTCAAGCTCTGCGCGCCTGGTTCAACCGCTTCGTCGACAACGTCCTCACACTCGGCTTCGTTCAATCCCGGGCGGACCCATCTCTGTTTGTGCTACGAAAGGGGAACGCCACAGCATACTTGCTATTGTACGTCGACGACATCATCCTCTCGGCGTCCTCCACAGCGCTGCTCCAGGAGATTGTTCCGAGCCTCAAGACAGAGTTCACGATCAAGGACATGGGCCCTCTCTGCTTCTTCCTTAGCATCGACGTACAACGACACCACGACGGGTTCTACCTGTCACAAGCCGCTTATGCCCGCGACGTTCTGGAGCACGCGGGCATGGCGAACTGCAAGCCGGCTAGTACGCCTACAGAGGCCAAGTCCAAGGTTGCCAGCTCTGAAGGCAAGCTCTTCTCCGACCCCTCGTG TCACGCCACCATGCTCAAGCGCGTACTCCGATACGTCAAAGGCACCGTCGACTTCGGCCTCCACCTCCTTGCCGCCGCGACGCCCAAGCTGATCGCCTACACCGACGCCGATTGGGCCGGCTGCCCCGACACTCGGCGCTCCACCTCCGGATTCTGCGTGTATCTTGGTGATGCTTTTGTGTCCTGGTCATCCAAACGCCAGAACACGGTGTCCCGATCGAGCGCGGAGGCCGAATACCGAGGGATCGCCAACGCCGTCGCCGAGTGCACGTGGCTCCACCAGCTTCTTggcgaactccaccatggcgtCCAGCAAGCAACCATTGTCTACTGTGACAATGTTTCGTCGGTCTACATGTCCAAGAACCCCGTGCATCACCGACGAACCAAGCACATTGAGCTTGACATCCATTTCGTCCGGGAGAAGGTGGCCATTGGCGAGCTCCGCGTCCTCCATGTTCCCAGCGACAAGCAGTTCGCCGACATCTTTACCAAGGGCTTGCCGTCTGCACTCCACGACGATTTTCGATCCAGCCTCTGCGTTGGCACCGACAGCTGA